In the Microplitis mediator isolate UGA2020A chromosome 5, iyMicMedi2.1, whole genome shotgun sequence genome, TAAAAACGGAAGGAAGACTCGGTGACAGTTTACCGCAGTACAAAAGTCACCCGTCGATCGATCTACCGATTTCAGGCACATAAATTCCCTTTTTTTATCATCCatcactttatttatttttcttacaatCTCATGTCTGTCAtccattattaaatttttttcatagaattcaaTACATGGAAATTAAATAtctgaataaatatatttattgtacgtcttggaaaatttatagattattaaAGTAATATTTGGCACTCGCGCACCGAATTAAATCGTGATTTAGAAGCTTCACTAAATGCCTCTTTGTCACGAGACTATTTTTGCTTTATGTGAGTAATAAATTTCTTGTCGGTAATAACAAAGAGcttcattgaaaataattattttcccgagggaaaaatttaatttaatagactttcaatttattaaattatctaaatttttattcggcGAATTCGAcaacgaaataaattttttcgacccGAAAATgtcagttttcaaaaattttcttaatatatcaggtcagaaaattttttttaattgtccgttttgaaaaatttcgattgaaatttttagaaatacgAATTCGAGGTGCagttcaagaaaaatatacgaaaaatttcaaaaaatccattttttcaagtccatggaaatttttggtttaaaaattttgagttctcgtaccaaatattcaaatttcgagctgcggaaaaatttttttaaactttcgtACCGGCatttttttgagataaaaattttgcaaattatgccctcaatttttttgaaataaaaaaaaacaaaattttgataataagaataaaatattttttagagtaATCAAGTGTTTGGTGATACGTAAATAAATGTCTGAAAATAAGTCTTCAatgcataaataaaaatatgtctcGAGTACAAAGATAAATAGcgttaaatttatgaatttacgATGCATAGTATGACCTCACGGTCGTTTGGCCGTGAGTCTTTGCAAGAACCTCAACTCTACTCTGTAAACTGTGGATCCGAAGATCTGTCGCCagatataaatgaaaaacgaGACCGAAAAACGCATTGTCTTTTTGAAGCGTACTATTTTATCCCGAAGCCTGTTGTAGCCGCGGCATCTGTTATTTTTATGGGACCCGCAAACTTGCATCCCATATTTTTCCCGACTTGTATTAGAAAGCAAAAaggagtagaaaaaaaaagaccaAATAGAAAAAGGTTCGCTCTAGAATggatgaaagtaaaaaatgttgaGTTAGAGCGAGAGTTAGACTCGAATTTATTTTCGTGCTAAAGAATCAGCTCGAATGATGTCGAAATACTCAGCAAGCATGACGAGAGTGAATAAAAGATTGTTTGGTagctttttttatatatttatagtgttgaaaaaaaactaaatcgATTCGAGTGCCGAAGGATGTTTGCCGAGTGGAGGAggtgaataaaatttctttaacaTTTCCGTGATGTGTGAATCGCAGAGCAGAGAAGAGTAGAGTGGAgtgaagaataataaaaatagaattggGCAATAAATAACGTTTTGGGTTTTACGGTTTACTTGACGTTATTTAGCACGCGGTCATTGTTAATGTCCTGGAAAAAGTTCGGGATTTGGGATTGAGGAGGCGATAAAATTCAGTAATACTTACGCTGGACAGTAGTTGCAGACGTAACTGAAGTAGGGCTGTCCGCGTGGCCCTCTGGTACCGTTGCACTTTGCCCATCCGCAGCCCACACGATGGGTTGGCGCCCAAACCATCTGCGTGTAATGCCCGACCTGACTTAGGTCATTTTTTGCGTGAGGACcgtatttgaatattttgtgCTCCAGGTACCAGGTTTTGATGGCAAAAaacctgaaaatttttttttttattcattaacaaAAGTGGGGCAAATCGGGCCACTgagaatttcattttttacggAATAAAATTGaggatttcaaaaatttttgaatgacttatgagtaaaaaaaaattttggcatTTCTTAAGCGGTCCATTTTGCGCCGCAAGTCTAATTttgaaatagaatttttttttgttacaagagtaaattttttaatggattTCGAGATGAAAGTTTCAAaagtaattgaaataataaaatttttatcttaataatttcttgttaaaaaaaaaatccgcggggcagtaaaaaaaattttggcacTGTCAAATGTAAGAGTCAACAGGTGGCGTTGGCGCAGTGACGCCAAGAATGGCGTCTCGTATGACGTCCGAGTGCTCATCTGATGGGATTATTTTTTCCAGGCCAGTGATTCTCACAATGTTAAGTAAAAGCTCTTTTAAACTTCGAAGTTTCCGAGATTGGACGGACGCATTCTCATAAATTGCTGACGCATATCTCTCCCACCCCCGTCTTGAGAACTGAATACTCGGTGGCAATACAAATCGCTCGAGAAAGCAACCGATCAATCGATCCGCTAGATTTCGATCGACCGTTTAGTCCGTGCTCATTCGTACGTGTAATCTGATTTAGTTTCACTGCCAAATCAGAAACTCTCATGCTAACTCTCGACTACTCGATACCCAATACTCCCAACTCGGTATTGCCAAAGAGCTTTTTtgctttaaaatattttttttttttattttcagctaTCGGTGgcaagaaaaaagttgtcgtaTTCTCAATCGCGCCTCTACTCAGGATTAGATCCAAAAGCTCTCGACACCGTCGGCGAAAAAGGAAACGTGATTCGATTCAAGGAATTGCACCAGTACCCACTGAAAATGGAGCCAAGACGATACTGATACCAAGACatttagtttttatattatcGCCGGCGAAATAGCTTCAGTTAAATTCGTTTTatataagcaaaaaaaaaaattaacccgCCACCCGCAGCCCGACActtgtataataaaaaaaaaaatattgttatatttattctgCGAAATGTGACACGTAagggaaaaatttcttatcacATAATTATCTCCagctatttttttctctttttgaAAACCTCACTTCCGTTGAATAAGTGGAATTCGCGTCCTATCTGATTACATTATACGTTTATAAAAAGAAACTGGAATAAGAATTAGGGTCAGCGGAGATTAAATTGTCAAaccatagattttttttttgggttcgcttggaaaaaaaaatcaggtaCCCGGGCCGAATTTTTTGCTCTCGAATCATTTAGTTGAGGGTCTgaagtttgtaaaaaaaattaatttcagtggaattaaaatttttttcattgttttcagAGGGTTAGTAATTAGAATTTCCCGAAATTAGTCCAGCGAGtgagtttattttttgagttcgcttgaaaaaaaaattctggtgtCACAGCTGAAATTTTTCCTGCCAAGTTATTTAGTGGAGAGTCTGAAGAGtgggaaaaatattaatttgtgtgaaattaaaatttttttcatcgtttTCAGAGGGTTAGTAATTAGAATTTCCCGAAATTAGTCCAGCGAGtgagtttattttttgagttcgcttgaaaaaaaaattctggtgtCGCATCTGAAATTTTTCCTGCCAAGTTATTTAGTGGAGAGTCTGAAGAGtgggaaaaatattaatttgtgtgaaattaaaattttttttcagcttttcAGAGGGTTCGCAATTAGAATTTCCCGAAATTAGTACAGCGAGTGAAAGTTTAGTTCTTGATTCTGGTATAAGTAATATTAGAGTTTATTTAGTAAACCACAAATGGTTAGGACGGTTGAAATTGAAACTAAGAAAAGTGGTCAAAAGTTTACAAGAGTTATAGAGAGTAAGTTATAGGTTGCGGCACCTGACGACGCGCCCATCTGCTACCCATCTGGGGCGGTATGTCACGTTCCGGAAATTTTAGCTCTGCGTGACTTCAGATGTAAAACTACCAAACTTGCAAGATGCAAAGCTCcacttattataattaatactaaGACGTCATCAAACATTAAGATTTACAAGTTTCACTGACTTAACAAATCCTtggcttttatatttttcttctcgtcaaaaaagttttaaaaaatacaaacaatGACTGCTGCTCTTCTATGATATTTTATCTTTGAAACTGGCGGTATTTTTTACAGATAAAAAATACCAGTAGTTTTTCTCAACTAAAGAATACTCCCAGGTATCGTAACTCGTGGAAAGAAAGAAAAACCAATGACCCGAAACGCGAGACGGAAGCTCACAGATTTGCTCCCGTTTTCTCGGTTATTTTCTTATCGCAACCTCGCCATTTTTAACCTATTAAAGAATAATATTTGCGCGGATTTCAATCGTTTGACATATATTTGATAtgaatatatacatgtacTATTTGATACGCGTaagatgaaatttatttttatttctaagaAATCTGAAATACTTCAGTTTAAAAGAAAACTTTTActtccaataaaattatttgatgtcAATTCAAAttcgttattaaaaaattctaatacagggtaaaatgggccgcgtaaaaaattttttgacactaaaaaaaaatttgaacttaccAAGGAACTTGAGctgttgaaataaatatattttgtccGCAGCTACCAAACGCGTCGATATGCAATCCCGTGGCATTGTCATGTGTGAGTGCATAGCAGGCCTCGGCCCATCTTTGCGCTGCTTTGGCTGCTCCACTGTGCCATTTCtgaaacatttaaataaaaaaaactcaatataaatctttttgaaatttaacaccgacaGATACCTCGCGTAcgacaaatatttataaatttatttgaaaaaaaaaaaattaaacatgaAGTTTTATTGATCACGTTGGCTATTGACTCGGACGCGGACGCGGACATGGACACGAAGACCGGAGACAGAttggaaaaagaaaaaaagcaaTCAAAGTACTTTGACgtggatatatataaatataatatgttGGGATATAGAACATTTAATAAAAGGGGAGTAAAAAAAGAGCTTGTCCACTCGTTTATTCACCCGAGTTGTTCGACACTTTCACGCCTCATGATACAATTATTATGACAAGCCCGAGAAGAACAGTGTCAATGACCGTGCCAAGCTTTTGTAAGctcttatataaaaaaatctcctTCAATAGAACggaaaaaagataaataaataaacgcccACAAACTTatttcacattttttatgcTTAACAGTTGAATACCCtccatatattttacttttttgttaCCATTTTTTTCTGCCAGTCATTAAAATCCCCGAgatgaatttttaacattcaGAGCTTCCGCAATAGGGTTCAAATTAttgttcaagaaaaatttttgtgataaaaaaattaataaatgcattttgaagtatgaaatttaatccaattcttaattttttcaattttcaaaatttttctgtgaacaatttttcaaaaatcaattccagttttcgtaaaaatttttttttatccacttAAATTTTACACAACTCGCATGTTTCTTAATTTTGTCaagactgaaaaaaatttctccatTACTCTGAAAGTCTCTCCCTCTTCTGGAAgcttgaattttataaaaaaatttccgaaaacTCCGTAAGACCTCGGGCCTCTCCCCCACCAATCGAAAAACGATAAacagtaatagtaataattaataataattaccatagcGAGCATGTTTGCAGCTGTCGGAGTAACGTGAGTCCGAAAAAAGTTGTGGTAAAGAACAATTTTCCtttgaacttttttattacttggCGTTAAGACTCTCGTGGGAATCTTGTCACCGTACAAACGTGGCactgaaacaaaataaaataaaaaaactcactctttttctatttcttttcTTCGTGTTCTTCTTTTCTTATACAATACTGAAGAATCGTACAAATGTGGATATATTTTACGAAACACTAGTTATAAgaaaaaagccaaaaaaaatCAGGGAAAATAGAGATGAAaaaggaaaaagaaaaagaataaaagtacATTACTGCGACACCCTCGAATCACCGCATAAAAACTTATACATGCAGACTTCTTGGtcctttctttttatttaactttctGTTCTTATTCCGAACCGAATAACTAAACCCGGGATCGGAAAATgacggaaaaaatttaatcataaaaaccGATAAACCATCAGCTGACTTTgcgttatttataaaagtatttttaacgaTGCTATTGacggtttaattttttttattgagaataAGTGATGtgtgttttataaatttaaagcccGAGTGATAAGAAAGTCAAATGTTCGTGCGTTTTAGTGAAATGAGGTCGAGCTAGTGGCTGTTGTTTAATCTATTTAAAAGGTTCTTTCCCAAGTTCCTGTTCTCTGGATtaccatatttttattattactgagTTTGTAATCACTTAATCGTTAGTCATggtattactttttttcgtttacaCACGATTTAATCgctgatttatattttatatttattatgataattaaattaacctAAAAGCTTAGACCGGCTCAGCTTCGAACAACTCTCCGACTTATTTTACATCCGAGTTGaccaacacttttttttttttttcttttattacttagagatttattttattcattttttatctcggataattaattattttcttactaattaattgtgtgataattttttatttttttttactctcgtggaattttttataattcattacgtgcgaagttgaaatttttttaaatttattaacgcaattataatttaactaCTGacggaaattatttaattttgataattaaaaaaaaaggatttcaatttattatttttttttatttttttgtatataaaatgtgattttgaaactttttagtcgatagaaaaaattcggtttaaaaataaaaaattcgaatttttgatttttgaattaaaagaatttttgagttttgaaaaaattaattactgtgattatgaataattaattagaagtTAAGAgacaatttgattttttactcaagagatggattaaaaaaaaaattcatggaaATTTGATGATCGAAATTAGgacaaaaaaaatggcggACATTGGAATCAAATgacggtttaaaaaaaatgaatagtaattacgaaatgaataataattgatactCTACTGGGCTTACTGCGATCCGTTTCCCAGGGCACTGCTGCTGGTAGTGCAGCGACCATGATAATAAACATCCAGAGAAGTCTCATTTTGGTTATCCTGAaacatgaaatttaaaaaattcctcatATAATTTTGGTATGCAAATGGAAAAAGTGTAATGTACATCatcattattgtttattagcAAATAATGCTCGAGGTAGTTTTAAAAACACACTTTATCACACAAGTTTCGAGATAACATACTCAGAAGTTAGACgatgaaaatgaaaacaaaactaaTAAGGCGAAAAGTAGGTATGAAAAAGTTTTCAGCACATTCTCAAGTTATTTCTTTCGAATTTTCCGTCTCACGGCTTCATATGCACttcggaaaataataaattatatttactgcTCTATCTTTTCTGCCAATTTTCGAacatgtttaatttttttcttcaaattttctagtgttttttttattttttccaatggAAAAGacttcaatttataattgaaatttaatttttcacagaaaaaaattccatgagcttcaaaattttgattttcatgaaaaatatatgcgTTAgaatgatcctaaagttagcagacaattaccaatttttggattttttttttcaacaaataaattaaaaaaaactaaaaatatgcacatgtagaaaatttaaaaaactataggtgaaattttttcaaatattttttttttgtactttattgtttaaagcaaaatccaaaaattttcggacgtcggctaacttcagtatcaagcgttagacagtaaattataaattaaaagaaaaaaaatttgtgtataattactaaattattattttccattataaaatatagccattaaaaaattaaatatcctgcaattaaataaattaataaaataaattaacgccaacgataaataatttttttaacgaccCGCTATAAAATAActcgttaaaaaaatacaagaggaaaatgtaaaaaaaaaaaaataatgataataata is a window encoding:
- the LOC130668169 gene encoding serotriflin-like isoform X1 — translated: MRLLWMFIIMVAALPAAVPWETDRSKPMPRLYGDKIPTRVLTPSNKKVQRKIVLYHNFFRTHVTPTAANMLAMKWHSGAAKAAQRWAEACYALTHDNATGLHIDAFGSCGQNIFISTAQVPWFFAIKTWYLEHKIFKYGPHAKNDLSQVGHYTQMVWAPTHRVGCGWAKCNGTRGPRGQPYFSYVCNYCPAGNYPDRLGTPYKAGAPCSSCKDHCRVGKLCKNSCPWADLWANCRQLYETWPNWLCESDTQQGHERRQFCRATCRCRDKIV
- the LOC130668169 gene encoding serotriflin-like isoform X2 encodes the protein MRLLWMFIIMVAALPAAVPWETDRMPRLYGDKIPTRVLTPSNKKVQRKIVLYHNFFRTHVTPTAANMLAMKWHSGAAKAAQRWAEACYALTHDNATGLHIDAFGSCGQNIFISTAQVPWFFAIKTWYLEHKIFKYGPHAKNDLSQVGHYTQMVWAPTHRVGCGWAKCNGTRGPRGQPYFSYVCNYCPAGNYPDRLGTPYKAGAPCSSCKDHCRVGKLCKNSCPWADLWANCRQLYETWPNWLCESDTQQGHERRQFCRATCRCRDKIV